In Sorghum bicolor cultivar BTx623 chromosome 10, Sorghum_bicolor_NCBIv3, whole genome shotgun sequence, one genomic interval encodes:
- the LOC8072808 gene encoding uncharacterized protein LOC8072808, giving the protein MESQQQPTIGHMASKSPEEQHELQEGQAVQNPSALQVQADLLWKLRKYLMLLAILAAAITYQAGLAPPGGFWQDSLNGHIPGDIVLRVSYPKRYYVFFYCNTTAFGASLIVLILLLVRELSRNVVWLGALQFAMVLGLLGLMGAYAAGSCREVRTSVYIWVLLVGIFAYITVHVIFFRHLAPKCLRDIFMNIRKYWKDILATIFRKTQSNEPETPMNDREAHDEGEELERNRSFLLVLATLAATVTYVAGLSPPGGFWPDDDKPNHLAGDPVLRDHYPRRFKAFMVCNATSFAGSLVIIIMLLSNTAVDHVVKSNALRLCVLVSLFGLMGAYAAGSCRDVRTSIYVFSLVGAVLLYLALQWIEPIVTKPECIEKSIGWMRKKKTEVLQKLSSFIVKGSGNPDDGKRTTLSGPNTQHTSNNFSDAKDDIQKLRTYLLLLGILAATVTYQAGLNPPGGFWTDSVDGHIAGDPILETMQPRRYKVFFYCNATAFVASLVIITLLQSQLITVSAMKRHILQTAMILDLFGLMGAYAAGSSRKFSTSLYVFVLVLLVFIYVVIHVLLSLALMTRPRRDDAMENEDEDLEKRRKFLMLLAILAASITYQAGISPPGGFWDDNNGHQAGDPVFHDEFRTRYRVFFYFNATAFMASLVVIMLLVSKRLCHKGLEVYALHTCVLVDLISLMGAFAAGSCRKVSTSVYVILVVVAVSAYVMIQVVVLTFAKDKVNNLLESFNICAQFVAVSSVRQQPSMNHKRSIRTRKKPEHKWRKDLMLIGTLAVTVTYQAGLLPPGGFWPDDQVGHFAGDPILHDTHPSRFKVFFYCNATAFMASMVMVILLLNNTISKYRRSLLAMKTAMVLDLFGLLGAYAAGSCRKFKTSAYVFALVIAVFIYIVIHVLLSFDEVALLVRKKGEKWIPCLKKMWAPIETDPLSLQPYAGQLGEMPV; this is encoded by the coding sequence ATGGAGTCTCAACAGCAGCCTACCATTGGCCATATGGCTAGCAAATCTCCTGAAGAACAACACGAGCTGCAGGAAGGCCAGGCTGTCCAGAATCCTAGCGCACTTCAGGTTCAGGCTGACCTCCTATGGAAACTGAGGAAGTACTTGATGCTGCTGGCTATCCTAGCTGCAGCCATCACCTACCAAGCAGGGTTAGCTCCGCCGGGTGGGTTCTGGCAAGACAGCCTGAATGGTCACATCCCTGGTGATATTGTGCTAAGAGTTAGCTACCCCAAGCGTTACTATGTGTTCTTCTACTGCAACACAACAGCGTTTGGGGCATCACTCATTGTCCTTATACTGCTCCTGGTCAGGGAATTGAGCCGCAATGTGGTTTGGCTTGGGGCACTACAATTTGCAATGGTACTGGGCCTGCTTGGGCTCATGGGTGCCTATGCTGCAGGGAGCTGCAGGGAGGTGAGGACCTCAGTTTACATTTGGGTATTACTTGTTGGCATATTTGCATATATCACAGTCCATGTCATATTCTTCCGGCATCTGGCACCTAAATGTCTGCGGGATATATTCATGAATATCCGGAAATACTGGAAGGATATCCTTGCAACCATTTTCAGGAAAACACAGAGCAATGAGCCAGAAACTCCAATGAATGATCGGGAGGCTCATGATGAGGGGGAAGAATTGGAGCGGAATCGCagtttcttgctggttcttgccACATTAGCAGCGACAGTGACATATGTTGCAGGGCTAAGCCCACCAGGTGGCTTCTGGCCTGATGATGACAAGCCTAACCACCTTGCCGGTGATCCAGTTCTGCGAGATCATTACCCCCGTCGATTCAAGGCTTTTATGGTCTGCAATGCAACTTCTTTTGCTGGATCCCTTGTGATCATCATTATGCTCCTCAGCAACACAGCAGTGGATCATGTTGTCAAGTCAAATGCTCTGCGGTTGTGTGTGCTGGTGAGCCTCTTTGGGCTTATGGGGGCCTATGCTGCTGGGAGTTGTAGGGATGTCCGTACATCTATCTATGTCTTCTCCCTCGTTGGTGCAGTTTTGCTCTACCTTGCTCTTCAGTGGATTGAACCTATTGTGACAAAACCAGAGTGTATAGAGAAGTCAATTGGATGGATGAGAAAGAAGAAGACCGAAGTGCTCCAGAAACTGAGCTCTTTCATTGTGAAGGGGAGTGGGAATCCAGATGATGGCAAGCGTACAACCCTGTCAGGGCCCAATACACAACATACATCAAACAATTTTAGTGATGCTAAAGATGACATCCAAAAACTGCGCACATATCTCCTATTGCTTGGTATCCTTGCTGCCACTGTCACATATCAAGCTGGACTAAATCCACCAGGTGGATTTTGGACAGACAGTGTTGATGGGCATATTGCCGGGGATCCAATCTTGGAGACCATGCAACCAAGGCGTTACAAGGTGTTCTTCTACTGCAATGCCACAGCATTTGTAGCATCTTTGGTGATCATTACCTTactccagagccaactgattaCTGTTAGTGCCATGAAGCGTCACATACTGCAAACAGCCATGATACTGGATCTCTTTGGACTTATGGGAGCCTATGCTGCTGGAAGCAGCAGAAAGTTCTCGACATCCCTTTATGTGTTTGTCTTGGTCCTTCTTGTTTTCATCTATGTTGTAATTCATGTTCTGCTATCTTTGGCTCTTATGACACGACCCAGAAGAGATGATGCTATGGAGAATGAAGATGAAGATTTGGAGAAACGGCGTAAGTTTCTAATGTTGCTTGCAATTCTGGCTGCTTCCATCACATATCAAGCTGGCATAAGCCCACCAGGTGGATTCTGGGATGACAATAATGGCCACCAAGCAGGTGATCCAGTCTTCCATGATGAATTCCGAACCCGCTACAGGGTTTTCTTCTACTTCAATGCAACAGCTTTCATGGCATCCTTGGTTGTGATTATGTTGCTTGTTAGTAAAAGGTTATGTCACAAGGGTCTTGAGGTCTATGCGCTGCACACATGTGTTTTGGTTGATCTGATCAGCCTTATGGGTGCTTTTGCTGCTGGAAGCTGCAGGAAAGTTTCAACATCTGTGTACGTCATCCTTGTCGTTGTTGCGGTGTCTGCTTATGTGATGATTCAAGTTGTGGTTCTGACATTTGCAAAAGACAAGGTGAACAATTTGTTGGAAAGTTTCAACATCTGTGCACAATTTGTTGCAGTGTCTTCTGTGCGCCAACAGCCATCCATGAATCACAAAAGAAGCATCCGGACTAGAAAGAAACCTGAACACAAATGGCGCAAAGATTTGATGCTGATCGGGACTCTCGCAGTCACTGTCACATACCAAGCTGGGCTGCTCCCGCCAGGTGGGTTTTGGCCTGATGATCAGGTAGGCCATTTTGCAGGTGACCCAATCCTCCATGATACCCATCCATCACGGTTTAAAGTGTTCTTCTATTGTAATGCCACAGCATTCATGGCATCAATGGTCATGGTCATCCTCTTGCTGAACAACACAATAAGCAAGTACAGGAGATCTCTTCTTGCTATGAAGACAGCAATGGTATTGGACTTGTTTGGTCTCCTTGGAGCATATGCCGCAGGCAGCTGCAGAAAGTTCAAGACATCTGCATACGTTTTTGCACTTGTCATTGCTGTGTTCATTTACATTGTGATTCATGTGTTGCTGTCATTCGATGAGGTGGCTTTATTGGTCAGAAAGAAGGGAGAAAAGTGGATTCCTTGCCTGAAAAAAATGTGGGCACCTATCGAAACTGATCCTTTAAGCCTTCAGCCATATGCTGGGCAACTGGGGGAGATGCCTGTGTAA
- the LOC110431027 gene encoding uncharacterized protein LOC110431027, with translation MGMEVELQPGNGHVAERTMSQKEPQQQGDQTPSGTDEAELVWKLRKYLMLLAILSATITYQAGLAPPGGLWLDNQHGHLASDIVLQSTYPKRYKVFFYCNSTAFMASLIVLILLLVRKLSCNAIWLRSLHFAMLLNLLGLMGAYAAGSCRQIRTSLYTWVLLVGVFTYIVLHVVFFRHLASPWLQQTLMDVQRSCNDSLARMFSKSQSIKDDEPDASVQEKKEELEQKRSLLLVLATLSTTVTYAAGLNPPGGFWPDSSASHLAGDPALRDHYPSRFKAFMVCNDTAFAGSLVIIIMLLSNTAVDHVVKSNALRLCVLVSLFGLMAAYAAGKSIHLYMCSPLSLLSYYTSSFSG, from the coding sequence ATGGGCATGGAGGTTGAACTGCAGCCAGGAAACGGTCATGTGGCTGAAAGAACCATGAGTCAGAAAGAACCGCAGCAACAAGGAGACCAAACGCCAAGCGGTACTGATGAGGCAGAGCTTGTGTGGAAGCTGCGGAAGTACTTGATGCTACTGGCAATTCTTTCTGCAACTATCACCTACCAGGCAGGACTTGCCCCACCAGGTGGCCTCTGGCTAGATAACCAGCATGGCCATCTTGCCAGCGATATTGTCCTGCAATCTACTTATCCAAAGCGGTATAAGGTATTCTTCTACTGCAACTCGACAGCATTCATGGCATCTCTGATTGTTTTGATCTTGCTCTTAGTAAGGAAGCTCAGCTGCAATGCAATTTGGCTCCGCTCGCTGCATTTTGCGATGTTACTCAACCTGCTCGGGCTTATGGGGGCCTACGCTGCAGGCAGCTGTAGGCAAATCAGAACATCCTTGTATACTTGGGTGCTGCTTGTTGGTGTCTTCACATACATTGTACTTCATGTTGTGTTCTTCCGGCATCTAGCATCTCCATGGCTTCAACAAACTTTGATGGATGTTCAGAGGTCCTGCAATGATTCTCTAGCACGCATGTTCAGCAAAAGTCAGAGCATAAAAGATGATGAGCCAGATGcttctgtccaagaaaaaaAGGAAGAACTGGAGCAGAAACGCAGCTTGTTGCTGGTTCTTGCCACATTGTCAACGACAGTAACATATGCTGCAGGGCTAAACCCACCAGGTGGATTCTGGCCTGACAGCAGTGCTAGCCATCTCGCTGGTGACCCAGCACTCCGAGACCACTACCCCAGTCGCTTCAAGGCCTTCATGGTGTGCAATGACACAGCTTTCGCTGGATCCCTTGTCATTATCATCATGCTTCTCAGCAACACGGCAGTGGATCATGTTGTAAAGTCGAATGCACTTCGTCTGTGTGTTCTTGTGAGCCTATTTGGCCTTATGGCTGCTTATGCTGCAGGGAAGTCCATACATCTATATATGTGTTCACCCTTGTCGCTGCTATCCTACTATACCTCGTCATTCAGTGGATAG
- the LOC8072809 gene encoding uncharacterized protein LOC8072809, which yields MESNSTTNEQEMPLALDQQHTSSHVSTDTVSDTKDDMRKLRTYLLLLGILAATITYQAGLNPPGGFWLDNEDGHRAGNPILEAISPKRYNTFFYCNSTAFVSSLVIITLLQSNLITVGALKRYVLQTAMIFDLFGIMGAYAAGSSRTFSTSLYVIILVFLVFSYVMVHVLLFVCTRSSDDGPAKEIDDNPELKDLEKRRKFLVLLAVLAASSTYQAGINPPGGFWPDNNDEHRAGYPMFHDEFPRRYMAFFYLNSTAFMSSLAVIMLLVSKRLCQSGINGYLLRGCMLLDLVSLMGAFAAGSCRKVSTSVYAILVVALVFAYIMAQVLVLTFAKDKMSYFFEWVLRATPFKSPHPSQNGKRSIMVNRKSEYKWRKDLILIGTLAVSVTYQAGLLPPGGLWPDDRDGHFTGDPILHDTNPPRYKAFFYCNATAFMASVVIVILLLNSTISKYKRSLLPMKTAMVLDLLALLGAYAAGSCRKLKTSIYVFALVIAVFMYIVIHILLSFDKMARLVKKTGEQWIPCLKKMWALIETEPPNHQLSSEEP from the coding sequence ATGGAGAGTAACAGTACAACCAACGAGCAGGAGATGCCATTAGCATTGGATCAACAACATACATCCAGTCATGTTTCAACAGACACTGTTAGTGATACTAAGGATGATATGAGAAAGTTGCGCACATACCTTTTATTACTTGGCATCCTAGCAGCCACCATTACATACCAAGCTGGGTTGAATCCACCTGGTGGGTTTTGGTTAGACAATGAGGATGGACATCGTGCTGGAAACCCTATCCTGGAGGCCATCAGTCCAAAGCGGTACAACACATTCTTCTATTGTAATTCCACCGCATTTGTGTCTTCTTTGGTCATCATCACCCTACTCCAGAGCAACTTGATCACTGTTGGTGCCTTGAAACGATATGTACTGCAGACAGCCATGATTTTCGATCTCTTTGGTATAATGGGAGCATATGCTGCTGGCAGCAGCCGGACTTTCTCCACATCTTTGTATGTGATAATCTTGGTCTTTCTTGTGTTCTCTTATGTTATGGTTCACGTCCTGCTCTTTGTGTGCACAAGAAGCTCTGATGATGGACCAGCTAAGGAAATAGATGATAACCCTGAACTGAAAGATTTGGAGAAGCGGCGCAAGTTtcttgtgttgcttgctgttctGGCAGCATCGAGCACATATCAGGCAGGCATAAACCCACCAGGTGGTTTCTGGCCCGACAACAACGATGAGCACCGAGCAGGTTATCCAATGTTCCATGATGAGTTCCCACGCCGTTACATGGCATTCTTCTACCTAAACTCCACCGCTTTTATGTCATCCTTGGCTGTGATCATGTTGCTTGTTAGCAAAAGGTTATGCCAGAGTGGAATCAATGGCTACTTACTGCGTGGATGCATGCTACTTGATCTGGTCAGTCTCATGGGTGCTTTTGCGGCCGGAAGCTGCAGGAAAGTATCAACATCAGTGTATGCCATCCTAGTTGTTGCTCTTGTTTTTGCCTATATCATGGCTCAAGTTCTGGTGCTAACCTTTGCAAAAGATAAGATGAGTTATTTCTTTGAGTGGGTGCTCCGTGCCACTCCTTTCAAGAGTCCACATCCATCCCAGAATGGCAAGCGAAGCATCATGGTCAACCGAAAGTCTGAGTATAAATGGCGAAAAGATCTGATTCTGATTGGAACCCTCGCAGTGAGCGTTACATACCAAGCTGGGCTGCTCCCGCCAGGAGGGCTGTGGCCTGATGATCGGGACGGCCATTTCACCGGCGACCCAATCCTCCACGATACTAATCCACCACGGTACAAGGCATTCTTCTACTGCAACGCCACTGCATTCATGGCATCGGTGGTCATAGTCATCCTGCTGCTCAATAGCACAATAAGCAAGTACAAGAGGTCTCTACTTCCCATGAAAACAGCAATGGTGCTGGACCTGCTTGCTCTGCTTGGGGCTTATGCTGCAGGCAGCTGCAGGAAACTGAAGACTTCTATATACGTTTTCGCTCTCGTCATTGCTGTTTTTATGTACATCGTCATTCACATCCTGCTGTCCTTCGATAAAATGGCACGGCTGGTGAAGAAGACTGGAGAACAGTGGATTCCATGTCTGAAGAAGATGTGGGCACTCATTGAAACTGAACCTCCAAACCATCAGCTATCTTCAGAGGAACCATGA
- the LOC8072810 gene encoding nucleotide-sugar uncharacterized transporter 2 isoform X2 — translation MGIWDSILPGGSRRFIKRKDSDAGEAGRALEELRGSLYNDFHTSEGAKRQQQRLCGPIVALTFNFVVAVGIIMANKMVMGTVGFNFPVALSLIHYLFALALMAVLKALYLLPVAPPSKSTPFSSLFALGAVMSFSTGLANISLKHNSVGFYQMAKIAVTPTIVVAEFILFKKRVSLRKVITLVVVSFGVAIATVTDLEFNFFGACVALAWIIPSAVNKILWSNLQQSGNWTALALMWKTTPITIFFFVVLMPLLDPPGLLSFNWDLKNSSAIITSALFGFLLQWSGALALGATSALAHVVLGMSVYTYLGMKESATSSRRNSLNSRQNSHVMKSKVIVDGEKPETKPMDFV, via the exons ATGGGCATTTGGGATTCCATTCTCCCCGGCGGCAGCCGGCGCTTCATCAAGCGCAAGGACAGCGACGCCGGCGAGGCAG GTCGGGCACTAGAGGAACTGAGGGGCTCACTGTACAATGACTTTCATACTTCAGAAGGGGCCAAGCGTCAGCAGCAGAGACTTTGTGGCCCTATTGTTGCGCTGACATTCAACTTTGTGGTTGCTGTTGGGATCATCATGGCAAACAAAATG GTGATGGGCACTGTTGGATTTAACTTCCCAGTCGCACTGTCGTTAATTCATTACCTATTTGCTTTGGCTTTAATGGCTGTTCTCAAGGCATTATACTTGCTGCCAGTTGCTCCTCCTTCAAAATCCACTCCTTTCTCATCATTATTTGCTTTAGGTGCTGTCATGTCTTTCTCCACTGGGCTTGCCAATATCAGCTTAAAGCATAACAG TGTAGGTTTTTATCAGATGGCTAAGATAGCTGTAACTCCAACCATAGTAGTAGCAGAATTTATTCTTTTCAAGAAAAGAGTTTCCCTTCGAAAG GTTATCACGCTGGTTGTTGTCTCATTTGGTGTGGCCATTGCAACTGTTACTGATTTGGAGTTCAATTTTTTTGGTGCTTGTGTAGCACTAGCTTGGATTATTCCTAGTGCTGTAAACAAAATCCTGTGGTCAAATTTACAACAGAGTGGAAACTGGACAGCTCTTGC GTTAATGTGGAAGACAACCCCAATTACCATATTTTTCTTTGTTGTTTTGATGCCACTGTTGGATCCTCCAGGCCTTTTATCTTTCAATTGGGACTTGAAGAACAGCAGCGCAATTATCACATCTGCTTTGTTCGGTTTCCTTCTTCAGTGGTCTGGTGCTTTGGCACTTGG GGCAACCTCGGCTCTCGCTCATGTTGTGCTAG GGATGTCAGTGTATACTTACCTAGGGATGAAAGAGTCAGCCACCAGCAGTAGGAGAAATTCCTTAAATTCAAGGCAGAATTCTCATGTGATGAAGTCCAAGGTTATTGTAGATGGAGAAAAGCCAGAAACAAAGCCCATGGATTTTGTGTAA
- the LOC8072810 gene encoding nucleotide-sugar uncharacterized transporter 2 isoform X1, with amino-acid sequence MGIWDSILPGGSRRFIKRKDSDAGEAGRALEELRGSLYNDFHTSEGAKRQQQRLCGPIVALTFNFVVAVGIIMANKMVMGTVGFNFPVALSLIHYLFALALMAVLKALYLLPVAPPSKSTPFSSLFALGAVMSFSTGLANISLKHNSVGFYQMAKIAVTPTIVVAEFILFKKRVSLRKVITLVVVSFGVAIATVTDLEFNFFGACVALAWIIPSAVNKILWSNLQQSGNWTALALMWKTTPITIFFFVVLMPLLDPPGLLSFNWDLKNSSAIITSALFGFLLQWSGALALGATSALAHVVLGQFKTIVIMLSGYLVFKSDPGFTSLCGAVIALAGMSVYTYLGMKESATSSRRNSLNSRQNSHVMKSKVIVDGEKPETKPMDFV; translated from the exons ATGGGCATTTGGGATTCCATTCTCCCCGGCGGCAGCCGGCGCTTCATCAAGCGCAAGGACAGCGACGCCGGCGAGGCAG GTCGGGCACTAGAGGAACTGAGGGGCTCACTGTACAATGACTTTCATACTTCAGAAGGGGCCAAGCGTCAGCAGCAGAGACTTTGTGGCCCTATTGTTGCGCTGACATTCAACTTTGTGGTTGCTGTTGGGATCATCATGGCAAACAAAATG GTGATGGGCACTGTTGGATTTAACTTCCCAGTCGCACTGTCGTTAATTCATTACCTATTTGCTTTGGCTTTAATGGCTGTTCTCAAGGCATTATACTTGCTGCCAGTTGCTCCTCCTTCAAAATCCACTCCTTTCTCATCATTATTTGCTTTAGGTGCTGTCATGTCTTTCTCCACTGGGCTTGCCAATATCAGCTTAAAGCATAACAG TGTAGGTTTTTATCAGATGGCTAAGATAGCTGTAACTCCAACCATAGTAGTAGCAGAATTTATTCTTTTCAAGAAAAGAGTTTCCCTTCGAAAG GTTATCACGCTGGTTGTTGTCTCATTTGGTGTGGCCATTGCAACTGTTACTGATTTGGAGTTCAATTTTTTTGGTGCTTGTGTAGCACTAGCTTGGATTATTCCTAGTGCTGTAAACAAAATCCTGTGGTCAAATTTACAACAGAGTGGAAACTGGACAGCTCTTGC GTTAATGTGGAAGACAACCCCAATTACCATATTTTTCTTTGTTGTTTTGATGCCACTGTTGGATCCTCCAGGCCTTTTATCTTTCAATTGGGACTTGAAGAACAGCAGCGCAATTATCACATCTGCTTTGTTCGGTTTCCTTCTTCAGTGGTCTGGTGCTTTGGCACTTGG GGCAACCTCGGCTCTCGCTCATGTTGTGCTAGGTCAGTTCAAGACGATTGTTATAATGCTCTCTGGTTATCTGGTATTTAAATCTGATCCTGGATTCACCAGCCTCTGTGGAGCTGTCATTGCCCTTGCAGGGATGTCAGTGTATACTTACCTAGGGATGAAAGAGTCAGCCACCAGCAGTAGGAGAAATTCCTTAAATTCAAGGCAGAATTCTCATGTGATGAAGTCCAAGGTTATTGTAGATGGAGAAAAGCCAGAAACAAAGCCCATGGATTTTGTGTAA
- the LOC8072810 gene encoding nucleotide-sugar uncharacterized transporter 2 isoform X3, whose product MGIWDSILPGGSRRFIKRKDSDAGEAGRALEELRGSLYNDFHTSEGAKRQQQRLCGPIVALTFNFVVAVGIIMANKMVMGTVGFNFPVALSLIHYLFALALMAVLKALYLLPVAPPSKSTPFSSLFALGAVMSFSTGLANISLKHNSVGFYQMAKIAVTPTIVVAEFILFKKRVSLRKVITLVVVSFGVAIATVTDLEFNFFGACVALAWIIPSAVNKILWSNLQQSGNWTALAPFIFQLGLEEQQRNYHICFVRFPSSVVWCFGTWGNLGSRSCCASLCGAVIALAGMSVYTYLGMKESATSSRRNSLNSRQNSHVMKSKVIVDGEKPETKPMDFV is encoded by the exons ATGGGCATTTGGGATTCCATTCTCCCCGGCGGCAGCCGGCGCTTCATCAAGCGCAAGGACAGCGACGCCGGCGAGGCAG GTCGGGCACTAGAGGAACTGAGGGGCTCACTGTACAATGACTTTCATACTTCAGAAGGGGCCAAGCGTCAGCAGCAGAGACTTTGTGGCCCTATTGTTGCGCTGACATTCAACTTTGTGGTTGCTGTTGGGATCATCATGGCAAACAAAATG GTGATGGGCACTGTTGGATTTAACTTCCCAGTCGCACTGTCGTTAATTCATTACCTATTTGCTTTGGCTTTAATGGCTGTTCTCAAGGCATTATACTTGCTGCCAGTTGCTCCTCCTTCAAAATCCACTCCTTTCTCATCATTATTTGCTTTAGGTGCTGTCATGTCTTTCTCCACTGGGCTTGCCAATATCAGCTTAAAGCATAACAG TGTAGGTTTTTATCAGATGGCTAAGATAGCTGTAACTCCAACCATAGTAGTAGCAGAATTTATTCTTTTCAAGAAAAGAGTTTCCCTTCGAAAG GTTATCACGCTGGTTGTTGTCTCATTTGGTGTGGCCATTGCAACTGTTACTGATTTGGAGTTCAATTTTTTTGGTGCTTGTGTAGCACTAGCTTGGATTATTCCTAGTGCTGTAAACAAAATCCTGTGGTCAAATTTACAACAGAGTGGAAACTGGACAGCTCTTGC GCCTTTTATCTTTCAATTGGGACTTGAAGAACAGCAGCGCAATTATCACATCTGCTTTGTTCGGTTTCCTTCTTCAGTGGTCTGGTGCTTTGGCACTTGG GGCAACCTCGGCTCTCGCTCATGTTGTGCTAG CCTCTGTGGAGCTGTCATTGCCCTTGCAGGGATGTCAGTGTATACTTACCTAGGGATGAAAGAGTCAGCCACCAGCAGTAGGAGAAATTCCTTAAATTCAAGGCAGAATTCTCATGTGATGAAGTCCAAGGTTATTGTAGATGGAGAAAAGCCAGAAACAAAGCCCATGGATTTTGTGTAA
- the LOC8072810 gene encoding nucleotide-sugar uncharacterized transporter 2 isoform X5, with product MGIWDSILPGGSRRFIKRKDSDAGEAGRALEELRGSLYNDFHTSEGAKRQQQRLCGPIVALTFNFVVAVGIIMANKMVMGTVGFNFPVALSLIHYLFALALMAVLKALYLLPVAPPSKSTPFSSLFALGAVMSFSTGLANISLKHNSVGFYQMAKIAVTPTIVVAEFILFKKRVSLRKVITLVVVSFGVAIATVTDLEFNFFGACVALAWIIPSAVNKILWSNLQQSGNWTALAPFIFQLGLEEQQRNYHICFVRFPSSVVWCFGTWGNLGSRSCCARDVSVYLPRDERVSHQQ from the exons ATGGGCATTTGGGATTCCATTCTCCCCGGCGGCAGCCGGCGCTTCATCAAGCGCAAGGACAGCGACGCCGGCGAGGCAG GTCGGGCACTAGAGGAACTGAGGGGCTCACTGTACAATGACTTTCATACTTCAGAAGGGGCCAAGCGTCAGCAGCAGAGACTTTGTGGCCCTATTGTTGCGCTGACATTCAACTTTGTGGTTGCTGTTGGGATCATCATGGCAAACAAAATG GTGATGGGCACTGTTGGATTTAACTTCCCAGTCGCACTGTCGTTAATTCATTACCTATTTGCTTTGGCTTTAATGGCTGTTCTCAAGGCATTATACTTGCTGCCAGTTGCTCCTCCTTCAAAATCCACTCCTTTCTCATCATTATTTGCTTTAGGTGCTGTCATGTCTTTCTCCACTGGGCTTGCCAATATCAGCTTAAAGCATAACAG TGTAGGTTTTTATCAGATGGCTAAGATAGCTGTAACTCCAACCATAGTAGTAGCAGAATTTATTCTTTTCAAGAAAAGAGTTTCCCTTCGAAAG GTTATCACGCTGGTTGTTGTCTCATTTGGTGTGGCCATTGCAACTGTTACTGATTTGGAGTTCAATTTTTTTGGTGCTTGTGTAGCACTAGCTTGGATTATTCCTAGTGCTGTAAACAAAATCCTGTGGTCAAATTTACAACAGAGTGGAAACTGGACAGCTCTTGC GCCTTTTATCTTTCAATTGGGACTTGAAGAACAGCAGCGCAATTATCACATCTGCTTTGTTCGGTTTCCTTCTTCAGTGGTCTGGTGCTTTGGCACTTGG GGCAACCTCGGCTCTCGCTCATGTTGTGCTAG GGATGTCAGTGTATACTTACCTAGGGATGAAAGAGTCAGCCACCAGCAGTAG
- the LOC8072810 gene encoding nucleotide-sugar uncharacterized transporter 2 isoform X4: MGIWDSILPGGSRRFIKRKDSDAGEAGRALEELRGSLYNDFHTSEGAKRQQQRLCGPIVALTFNFVVAVGIIMANKMVMGTVGFNFPVALSLIHYLFALALMAVLKALYLLPVAPPSKSTPFSSLFALGAVMSFSTGLANISLKHNSVGFYQMAKIAVTPTIVVAEFILFKKRVSLRKVITLVVVSFGVAIATVTDLEFNFFGACVALAWIIPSAVNKILWSNLQQSGNWTALALMWKTTPITIFFFVVLMPLLDPPGLLSFNWDLKNSSAIITSALFGFLLQWSGALALGATSALAHVVLASVELSLPLQGCQCILT; the protein is encoded by the exons ATGGGCATTTGGGATTCCATTCTCCCCGGCGGCAGCCGGCGCTTCATCAAGCGCAAGGACAGCGACGCCGGCGAGGCAG GTCGGGCACTAGAGGAACTGAGGGGCTCACTGTACAATGACTTTCATACTTCAGAAGGGGCCAAGCGTCAGCAGCAGAGACTTTGTGGCCCTATTGTTGCGCTGACATTCAACTTTGTGGTTGCTGTTGGGATCATCATGGCAAACAAAATG GTGATGGGCACTGTTGGATTTAACTTCCCAGTCGCACTGTCGTTAATTCATTACCTATTTGCTTTGGCTTTAATGGCTGTTCTCAAGGCATTATACTTGCTGCCAGTTGCTCCTCCTTCAAAATCCACTCCTTTCTCATCATTATTTGCTTTAGGTGCTGTCATGTCTTTCTCCACTGGGCTTGCCAATATCAGCTTAAAGCATAACAG TGTAGGTTTTTATCAGATGGCTAAGATAGCTGTAACTCCAACCATAGTAGTAGCAGAATTTATTCTTTTCAAGAAAAGAGTTTCCCTTCGAAAG GTTATCACGCTGGTTGTTGTCTCATTTGGTGTGGCCATTGCAACTGTTACTGATTTGGAGTTCAATTTTTTTGGTGCTTGTGTAGCACTAGCTTGGATTATTCCTAGTGCTGTAAACAAAATCCTGTGGTCAAATTTACAACAGAGTGGAAACTGGACAGCTCTTGC GTTAATGTGGAAGACAACCCCAATTACCATATTTTTCTTTGTTGTTTTGATGCCACTGTTGGATCCTCCAGGCCTTTTATCTTTCAATTGGGACTTGAAGAACAGCAGCGCAATTATCACATCTGCTTTGTTCGGTTTCCTTCTTCAGTGGTCTGGTGCTTTGGCACTTGG GGCAACCTCGGCTCTCGCTCATGTTGTGCTAG CCTCTGTGGAGCTGTCATTGCCCTTGCAGGGATGTCAGTGTATACTTACCTAG